In Catenulispora sp. MAP5-51, a genomic segment contains:
- a CDS encoding PaaX family transcriptional regulator C-terminal domain-containing protein, with amino-acid sequence MAEEAVVPLDDLDSRPGSTTSLLRTVVGVTLRDQGGWLSSADLVALMEAVDSPPSRTRNALTRVKAGGLLLSENRDGLPGYALAPGAWPMLARGDRRIYQPRFMADGDRWCLISFSVPESSREVRHQLRRRLSWIGCGTVAGALWICPAYLADEVEEIVADLGLEDRVTLFLVDGVRGVNDLRAAVGKWWDLDVIRALHHDFLGRAQDAIDDYHTDPTPRTAFRAWITVLDAWRPIPYLDPGLPRSILPEDWPGARSIPVFLNFRDNALRPAAEFVASTVGGRTHGA; translated from the coding sequence ATGGCTGAGGAGGCCGTGGTCCCGCTGGACGATCTCGATTCACGGCCGGGAAGCACCACTTCCCTGCTGCGGACCGTCGTCGGCGTGACCCTGCGCGACCAGGGCGGCTGGCTTTCGTCCGCCGACCTGGTCGCCCTCATGGAGGCGGTCGACTCACCGCCCTCCCGGACCCGCAACGCCCTCACCCGGGTGAAGGCCGGCGGCCTGTTGCTCTCGGAGAACCGCGACGGTCTCCCCGGCTACGCCCTCGCACCTGGTGCGTGGCCGATGCTCGCCCGCGGCGACCGGCGCATCTACCAGCCGCGGTTCATGGCCGACGGGGACCGCTGGTGCCTCATCTCCTTCTCCGTCCCCGAGAGCAGCCGCGAGGTACGCCACCAGCTGAGGCGCCGGCTCAGCTGGATCGGCTGCGGAACGGTGGCAGGCGCCCTGTGGATCTGCCCGGCCTACCTCGCCGACGAGGTCGAGGAAATCGTCGCCGATCTGGGACTCGAGGACCGGGTCACACTCTTCCTCGTCGACGGGGTACGCGGCGTGAACGACCTGCGCGCGGCCGTCGGAAAGTGGTGGGACCTGGACGTGATCCGGGCTCTGCACCACGACTTCCTGGGCCGTGCCCAAGACGCGATCGACGACTATCACACCGACCCCACACCACGAACGGCCTTCCGGGCCTGGATCACCGTCCTCGACGCCTGGCGGCCCATCCCCTATCTCGACCCGGGCCTGCCACGCTCGATCCTGCCCGAGGACTGGCCCGGAGCCCGCAGCATCCCTGTCTTTCTCAACTTCCGCGACAATGCGCTGAGACCGGCCGCGGAATTCGTGGCTTCCACAGTCGGCGGACGCACTCACGGCGCATAG
- a CDS encoding kynureninase, with protein sequence MNDALAALPAHLVRKAQALDVSDPLGAYRARFVQADGLVAYLDGNSLGRPLKATRDSLCDFVDGAWGSRLIRAWDEQWMDAPTELGDRIGRAVLGAAPGQTVVADSTTVMLYKLARAAVDARPGRNEIVADTENFPTDRFVLEGIAAERGLTIRWITPDPAAGVTLDQTKAQLSDRTGLLLLSHIAYKSGYVADMPAITAAAHEAGALVLWDLCHSAGSIEVALDRSGVDLAVGCTYKYLNGGPGAPAFGYVAGALQDELRQPIQGWMGHADPFTMADSYRPAPGMRRFISGTPPIAGMLPIHDMIALIEEVGMPAIGTKSVQLTEFAIEIADEALAPYGVRVVSPRDAAVRGGHVTLDHPGFKGITAELWKRGVIPDFRPPHGLRVGLSPLSTGFTELATGLAHVRLLLAEAATHG encoded by the coding sequence ATGAACGACGCACTCGCAGCCCTTCCAGCACACCTGGTCCGCAAGGCCCAGGCCCTCGACGTCTCCGATCCGCTCGGCGCCTACCGGGCAAGGTTCGTCCAAGCCGACGGCCTGGTCGCCTATCTGGACGGGAACTCCCTCGGCCGCCCGCTGAAGGCGACCCGCGACAGCCTGTGCGACTTCGTCGACGGCGCCTGGGGCTCCCGCCTGATCCGGGCATGGGATGAGCAGTGGATGGACGCACCGACCGAGCTGGGCGACCGCATCGGCCGAGCCGTTCTGGGCGCCGCACCCGGCCAGACCGTGGTGGCGGACTCGACCACGGTCATGCTCTACAAACTGGCCCGTGCCGCCGTCGACGCCCGCCCCGGGCGGAACGAGATCGTCGCCGACACCGAGAATTTCCCGACCGACCGGTTCGTGCTCGAGGGCATCGCCGCCGAGCGCGGCCTGACGATCCGGTGGATCACGCCGGACCCCGCGGCCGGCGTGACCCTCGACCAAACGAAAGCTCAGCTCTCCGACCGCACAGGCCTGCTGCTGCTCAGCCACATAGCCTACAAGTCCGGCTATGTGGCCGACATGCCGGCGATCACGGCCGCCGCCCACGAAGCCGGCGCACTCGTGCTGTGGGACCTGTGCCACTCGGCCGGCTCGATCGAAGTCGCCCTCGACCGGTCCGGCGTCGACCTCGCCGTCGGCTGCACCTACAAGTATCTCAACGGCGGCCCCGGCGCTCCTGCCTTCGGCTACGTCGCCGGCGCCCTCCAGGACGAACTCCGCCAGCCGATCCAGGGCTGGATGGGGCACGCCGACCCGTTCACCATGGCGGACAGCTACCGGCCGGCGCCCGGCATGCGCCGCTTCATCAGCGGCACCCCGCCGATCGCCGGGATGCTGCCGATCCACGACATGATCGCGCTGATCGAGGAAGTCGGCATGCCCGCCATCGGCACCAAGTCGGTGCAGCTCACCGAGTTCGCGATCGAGATCGCCGACGAGGCGCTCGCCCCGTATGGCGTCCGGGTCGTGTCCCCGCGCGACGCGGCCGTCCGGGGCGGCCATGTGACGCTGGACCACCCTGGATTCAAGGGGATCACCGCCGAGTTGTGGAAGCGGGGCGTCATCCCGGACTTCCGGCCGCCGCACGGCCTGCGCGTCGGGCTCTCCCCGCTCAGCACCGGGTTCACCGAGCTCGCCACCGGCCTGGCACACGTCCGTCTCCTGCTCGCGGAGGCCGCGACCCATGGCTGA
- a CDS encoding tryptophan 2,3-dioxygenase produces the protein MTTENGVRPLEEGVRTDFSSTMDYGSYLHLDALLASQHPVSEGPHPDELLFIIQHQTTELWFKLVLHELREVRAHFDTDDVARARKGLARVKHIFRTLTEQWSVLATLTPNEYAEYRGSLGSSSGFQSHQYRAVEFILGNKNAAMLAVFDSRPGEQAMLRELLETPTVYEAFLRHLARAGHDIAAEVLERDVAQAWVPQPELVSMFAKIYEDTEAHWAAYAACEDLVDLEDAFQFWRFRHLRTVQRTIGFKTGTGGSSGVAFLQRALGLTFFPELYSVRSSIGG, from the coding sequence GTGACGACCGAGAACGGCGTCCGTCCGCTTGAAGAGGGTGTACGGACAGACTTCAGCTCGACGATGGACTACGGGAGCTATCTCCACCTGGACGCTCTGCTCGCGTCACAGCACCCGGTCAGCGAAGGCCCGCACCCGGATGAGTTGCTGTTCATCATTCAGCACCAGACCACCGAACTGTGGTTCAAGCTGGTCCTGCACGAGCTGCGCGAGGTGCGGGCACACTTCGACACCGACGACGTCGCGCGTGCCCGTAAGGGGCTGGCCAGGGTCAAGCACATCTTCCGCACGCTCACGGAGCAGTGGTCGGTGCTGGCGACACTGACCCCGAACGAGTACGCCGAATACCGCGGTAGCCTCGGTTCGTCCTCGGGCTTCCAGAGCCATCAGTACCGTGCGGTCGAGTTCATCCTCGGCAACAAGAACGCCGCCATGCTCGCCGTGTTCGATTCCCGCCCGGGCGAGCAGGCGATGCTGCGCGAGCTGCTGGAAACCCCGACCGTGTACGAGGCGTTCCTGCGCCACCTGGCCCGTGCCGGGCACGACATCGCGGCGGAGGTGCTCGAGCGGGACGTGGCCCAGGCGTGGGTCCCCCAGCCCGAGCTGGTCTCGATGTTCGCGAAGATCTATGAGGACACCGAGGCCCATTGGGCCGCCTACGCCGCGTGCGAGGACCTGGTCGACCTCGAGGACGCCTTCCAGTTCTGGCGCTTCCGACACCTGCGCACGGTGCAACGCACGATCGGTTTCAAGACCGGCACCGGCGGTTCGTCAGGTGTCGCCTTCCTTCAGCGGGCGCTCGGGCTGACCTTCTTCCCCGAGCTCTACAGCGTGCGCAGTTCGATCGGGGGCTGA
- a CDS encoding GntR family transcriptional regulator, whose translation MASTQRTVLTETAYELIRQRLVDHDIEPGSKLNIATLSAELDVSPTPIREALARLEADGLVVKRNLAGYAAAPLLTNQQLEDLFEMRLLIEPAAAARAAVRIPGPDLAVLDDLLVEMRRATHSETDKQTLLVFLHHDAAFHEQIAASGGNTLMADTLRRFHSHAHLYRLYFGSGIAETTCREHERIVEALREADPDTAAGAMRTHIRRARERLSLAAG comes from the coding sequence ATGGCGTCGACACAGAGAACGGTGCTGACCGAGACGGCCTACGAGCTGATCCGCCAGCGCCTGGTCGACCACGACATCGAGCCGGGCAGCAAACTGAACATCGCCACCCTCAGCGCCGAGCTGGACGTGTCGCCCACCCCGATCCGCGAAGCCCTCGCCCGCCTCGAAGCCGACGGACTGGTCGTCAAACGCAACCTGGCCGGCTACGCCGCCGCCCCGCTGCTGACCAACCAGCAGCTGGAGGACCTGTTCGAGATGCGCCTGCTCATCGAACCCGCCGCCGCCGCACGAGCCGCCGTCCGGATCCCCGGCCCGGACCTGGCCGTCCTGGACGATCTGCTGGTCGAGATGCGCCGCGCCACCCACAGCGAAACCGACAAACAGACCCTGCTCGTGTTCCTCCACCACGACGCGGCCTTCCACGAACAGATCGCGGCCTCAGGCGGCAACACCCTGATGGCCGACACCCTGCGCCGCTTCCACTCCCACGCCCACCTGTACCGGCTGTACTTCGGCAGCGGAATAGCCGAGACCACCTGCCGGGAACACGAGCGGATCGTCGAAGCCCTGCGGGAAGCCGACCCGGACACCGCAGCGGGCGCCATGCGCACGCACATCCGGCGCGCCCGAGAACGGCTCAGCCTCGCGGCGGGCTAG
- a CDS encoding substrate-binding domain-containing protein encodes MTRSSLIRARLAAGAAAVLMVAAAGCSTKSSGGTAAAGGAKGSGAKVPISSVKVALVPGGAHPYFQPWIAAGAKAKSDFGLGGVTFNETAEWDQAKQNSLLTSLAAQGYNAFGIFGVSPTDINATFGDLKSKGFAVASLASCPAGGTDAADFCLSTDVQQAAYQAAKATIAAMGGHGVLVHMTGNSVDSNTQRREAGVQQAVDETHGQVKLLTTITDVDTDLQTAQKAVSDLLTAHGSQINGIVNTAYNPAVASAAAVKAAGLPIKVVAIDDDPKVLAGIKDGSVAATVAQNPVGQAYVGSWALGQLASKACTVKNPGVVVDSGEFVVTAANVGTYDTQRQAKTQQLMAYFKSDVLSCS; translated from the coding sequence ATGACGCGCTCATCCCTGATCCGGGCCCGGCTGGCGGCCGGAGCGGCCGCGGTGCTGATGGTGGCGGCGGCCGGCTGCAGCACGAAGTCGTCGGGCGGCACGGCCGCCGCGGGCGGCGCGAAGGGTTCCGGGGCGAAGGTGCCGATATCGAGCGTCAAGGTCGCGCTCGTGCCCGGCGGCGCGCACCCGTACTTCCAGCCGTGGATCGCGGCCGGCGCCAAGGCCAAGAGCGACTTCGGTCTGGGCGGCGTGACGTTCAACGAGACCGCCGAGTGGGACCAGGCCAAGCAGAACAGCCTGCTGACCTCGCTGGCGGCACAGGGCTACAACGCGTTCGGGATCTTCGGGGTGTCCCCGACCGACATCAACGCCACGTTCGGCGACCTGAAGTCCAAGGGCTTCGCCGTCGCTTCGCTGGCCTCCTGCCCGGCCGGGGGCACCGACGCCGCGGACTTCTGCCTGTCCACCGACGTCCAGCAGGCCGCCTACCAGGCGGCCAAGGCCACGATCGCCGCGATGGGCGGGCACGGCGTGCTGGTCCACATGACCGGCAACAGCGTCGACTCCAACACCCAGCGCCGCGAGGCCGGCGTGCAGCAGGCGGTGGACGAGACCCACGGCCAGGTCAAACTGCTGACCACGATCACGGACGTGGACACGGACCTGCAGACCGCGCAGAAGGCCGTCTCCGATCTGCTGACCGCGCACGGTTCGCAGATCAACGGGATCGTCAACACCGCCTACAACCCGGCGGTGGCCTCGGCGGCCGCGGTGAAGGCCGCGGGCCTGCCGATCAAGGTGGTCGCGATCGACGACGACCCCAAGGTGCTGGCCGGCATCAAGGACGGCTCGGTGGCCGCCACGGTCGCGCAGAACCCGGTCGGGCAGGCGTACGTCGGTTCGTGGGCCCTGGGTCAGCTGGCCAGCAAGGCTTGCACGGTGAAGAACCCCGGCGTCGTCGTCGACTCCGGCGAGTTCGTCGTCACCGCCGCGAACGTCGGCACCTATGACACCCAGCGCCAGGCCAAGACCCAGCAGCTGATGGCGTACTTCAAGAGCGACGTCCTGTCCTGCTCCTGA
- a CDS encoding mandelate racemase/muconate lactonizing enzyme family protein, translated as MIKVVDAEAWLADLEVETVRTDAVQAFLKQETVFVRLTTDDGNTGVGYSYTIGTGGSSVLAMLRDHLLPRLVGADAALVEQAWSDLFASTRATTVGAITSLALAAVDTALWDLRCKRAGEPLWQVAGGFRQKVPLYDTEGGWLHLGTDELVAGALASRAAGWRGVKLKVGKPRIEQDVERLSAVRDAVGAGLDIMVDANQSMTHAEARRRAAAFEPLELAWFEEPLPADDVEGHAVLARSTTIPVAVGESMYSVGQFRDYLARGAASIVQADVARVGGITPWLKIAHLAEAFNVHICPHFLMELHVSLVAAVPNGRYVEHIPQLRAITRSRMRVEDGHAVAPESPGLGIDWDFDAIDDRRLA; from the coding sequence ATGATCAAGGTCGTCGACGCGGAAGCCTGGCTGGCCGACTTGGAAGTGGAGACGGTACGGACCGACGCGGTCCAGGCCTTCCTCAAGCAGGAGACCGTCTTCGTCCGCCTGACCACCGACGACGGCAACACCGGTGTCGGATACTCCTACACCATCGGCACCGGCGGCTCCTCGGTGCTGGCGATGCTGCGCGACCACCTGCTGCCCCGGCTGGTCGGGGCCGATGCCGCACTGGTCGAGCAGGCCTGGTCCGACCTGTTCGCCTCGACCAGGGCGACGACCGTCGGCGCGATCACCTCGCTGGCGCTGGCCGCCGTGGACACCGCACTGTGGGATCTGCGCTGCAAGCGGGCCGGGGAGCCGCTGTGGCAGGTGGCAGGCGGATTCCGGCAGAAGGTGCCGCTGTACGACACCGAAGGCGGCTGGCTGCACCTGGGCACCGACGAACTCGTGGCCGGTGCGCTGGCCTCTCGTGCCGCCGGCTGGCGCGGAGTGAAACTCAAGGTCGGCAAGCCCCGGATCGAGCAGGACGTGGAACGGCTGTCCGCGGTGCGGGACGCGGTCGGCGCCGGGCTGGACATCATGGTCGACGCCAACCAGTCGATGACGCACGCCGAGGCCCGGCGCCGCGCCGCCGCCTTCGAACCGCTGGAGTTGGCCTGGTTCGAGGAGCCGCTGCCGGCTGACGACGTCGAAGGCCACGCCGTGCTGGCCCGCTCGACGACGATCCCGGTCGCAGTGGGGGAATCGATGTACTCCGTCGGCCAGTTCCGCGACTACCTCGCGCGCGGCGCGGCCTCCATCGTGCAGGCCGACGTCGCCCGGGTCGGCGGGATCACGCCGTGGCTGAAGATCGCGCATCTGGCCGAGGCGTTCAACGTCCACATCTGCCCGCACTTCCTCATGGAGCTTCACGTCAGCTTGGTGGCCGCGGTTCCCAACGGCCGCTACGTCGAGCACATCCCGCAGTTGCGCGCGATCACGCGAAGCCGAATGCGCGTCGAGGACGGCCACGCGGTCGCCCCGGAGTCGCCGGGGCTGGGCATCGACTGGGACTTCGACGCGATCGACGACCGGAGGTTGGCATGA
- a CDS encoding ABC transporter permease: protein MSAMELREPDHVDEAVSGPAKAVRRFGRTPGFAQRVGLLLVITILVLFFGSARSAFYSQQLSVFPLLRDIATLTVVGLAQLAVLSIGHMNLAVGRMAAFSAMFMGLAYQDWHLPLYAGLLVGLLAGAAIGALTGWIITVTGVNSFVVTLAMDFVLLGLVSLVYSQFTTAAAFTAKPAGMDQLRNLSLGDLCAGQVCGSPAVPQLMLFALAAMGTVGYLYSRTRVGRELLLVGSNVTAAQLSGIPTSRRIVTAHAMSGALAALAGFMLAVTAGSFTADIGGDFMIPSFLGPVLGGTLLAGGAVSVVGTLLGTSLVQVIRQGLTMMGIGLESLNIYLGVILLVALSTDRVRDAISTRRTVASS, encoded by the coding sequence ATGAGCGCCATGGAACTGAGGGAACCGGACCACGTCGACGAAGCTGTGAGCGGGCCCGCCAAGGCAGTCCGCCGCTTCGGCCGCACACCGGGATTCGCTCAACGGGTCGGCCTGCTGCTCGTCATCACCATACTCGTGCTGTTCTTCGGGTCGGCCCGCAGCGCGTTCTACTCCCAGCAGTTGAGCGTCTTCCCGCTGCTGCGCGACATCGCGACGTTGACGGTCGTCGGCCTGGCACAGCTGGCGGTGCTGTCGATCGGCCACATGAACCTGGCCGTCGGGCGGATGGCCGCGTTCTCGGCCATGTTCATGGGCCTGGCATATCAGGACTGGCACTTGCCGCTGTACGCCGGCCTGCTGGTCGGCTTGCTGGCCGGTGCCGCGATCGGGGCGCTGACCGGCTGGATCATCACCGTCACCGGCGTCAACTCCTTCGTGGTGACCCTGGCCATGGATTTCGTTCTGCTCGGCCTGGTGTCCCTGGTCTACTCGCAGTTCACGACCGCGGCCGCGTTCACCGCCAAGCCCGCCGGGATGGATCAGCTGCGCAACCTGTCACTGGGCGATCTGTGCGCGGGTCAGGTGTGCGGTTCCCCGGCAGTGCCGCAGCTGATGCTGTTCGCCCTGGCGGCCATGGGAACCGTCGGCTACCTCTACAGCCGTACTCGCGTGGGCCGCGAACTGCTGCTGGTGGGCTCGAACGTCACGGCGGCGCAGCTGTCGGGCATCCCCACCTCGCGCCGGATCGTCACCGCGCACGCGATGTCCGGTGCCCTGGCGGCGCTCGCGGGCTTCATGCTCGCGGTGACCGCCGGCTCCTTCACGGCCGACATCGGCGGCGACTTCATGATCCCGTCCTTCCTCGGCCCGGTCCTCGGCGGCACCCTGCTGGCCGGCGGCGCGGTGTCGGTCGTCGGGACGCTGCTGGGAACCTCGCTGGTCCAGGTGATCCGCCAGGGCCTGACCATGATGGGCATCGGGTTGGAGAGCCTGAACATCTATCTGGGCGTGATCCTCCTGGTCGCGCTGTCCACCGACCGCGTTCGCGACGCGATCTCGACCCGCAGGACGGTGGCTTCCTCATGA
- a CDS encoding ABC transporter permease, with the protein MTSTLRTLTSRLRPAAGAGRSTAATLAAVGVAGYAVLTATSHGSLLHGNAVRGVLTYLTVPILIGLAQLVVLAVGQMNLSVGALGGFLSVAMGVLMADHGVPAWLAVLVGLAAGAVFGALNGALVVATRINGFIVTLATMTILSGLQYRVVGTRTVNVPDRALTDFGTAAVANVPVIFLAALAVAAVLGFFLRRAVAGRRLLASGGNPLAAQLSGISNNRSLVLAHTLSGLIIGVAAVLTTASSPGVNNSIGGDWLLPSFAAPIIGGAALAGGAVSVAGTVFAAFVVRLVDIARAQYSLDPSWVNFTVGAVVLGTVILGRLRQTRQDRAAAPTRTPPTRPAAAAQPTAGSSS; encoded by the coding sequence ATGACGTCCACCCTTCGCACCCTGACCTCCCGGCTGCGTCCGGCGGCCGGAGCCGGCCGCTCGACGGCGGCGACCCTGGCGGCGGTCGGCGTCGCCGGATACGCCGTCCTGACGGCCACCTCGCACGGGAGTCTGCTGCACGGCAACGCCGTGCGCGGCGTGCTGACCTATCTGACGGTGCCGATCCTGATCGGCCTGGCCCAACTGGTCGTGTTGGCCGTCGGCCAGATGAACCTGTCGGTCGGCGCGCTCGGCGGTTTCCTGTCGGTGGCGATGGGCGTCCTGATGGCCGACCACGGCGTCCCGGCCTGGCTCGCGGTGCTGGTCGGGCTGGCCGCCGGCGCGGTCTTCGGCGCCCTCAACGGTGCGCTGGTGGTGGCCACCCGCATCAACGGCTTCATCGTCACCCTGGCCACCATGACCATTCTCTCCGGGTTGCAGTACCGGGTGGTCGGGACGCGCACCGTGAACGTCCCGGACCGGGCGCTGACCGACTTCGGCACGGCGGCGGTGGCGAACGTCCCGGTGATCTTCCTGGCCGCGCTCGCGGTGGCCGCGGTCCTGGGCTTCTTCCTGCGCCGGGCCGTTGCGGGGCGCCGGCTGCTGGCCAGCGGCGGCAATCCGCTGGCCGCGCAGCTGTCCGGCATCTCGAACAACCGCAGCCTCGTGCTCGCCCACACCCTGTCGGGGCTGATCATCGGTGTCGCCGCCGTGCTCACCACGGCCTCCTCGCCCGGTGTCAACAACAGCATCGGCGGCGACTGGCTGCTGCCCAGCTTCGCGGCGCCCATCATCGGCGGCGCCGCGCTGGCCGGCGGCGCGGTCTCGGTGGCCGGCACGGTCTTCGCCGCGTTCGTCGTCCGTCTCGTGGACATCGCCCGCGCGCAGTACTCACTGGATCCCAGCTGGGTCAACTTCACCGTCGGCGCGGTCGTGCTCGGCACGGTGATCCTCGGCCGGCTGCGCCAGACCCGGCAGGACCGCGCCGCCGCCCCCACCCGCACGCCGCCCACCCGGCCGGCCGCCGCCGCGCAGCCCACCGCAGGGAGTTCCTCATGA
- a CDS encoding sugar ABC transporter ATP-binding protein, with product MTTTSEPVLLADRLVKRFPGVRALDQATLRMHPGSIHALLGENGAGKSTLIKILTGVHRPDAGTLTLAGEQRSFHSPHDALTAGVGVVHQERNLVPEFSVAENVTLNRTPARRGLLDRDSMREQARAALDLIGLDVDVDTPVRTLSVAQMQLVEIAKALATDSRVLLLDEPTSALTLAETDRLLEVMARLRDQGRSLLLVSHKLDEVFAVCDTVTVLRDGASVLQAAPLADHPRDEVVDLMVGRRHEQAEFAAREFDRTAVPALELAGVATGYGHRAVDLDVRRGEIVGLYGLVGAGRTELAKAVLGLDRITAGEVRVGGRPVRIAGVGEALADHRIGYVPENRKEEGLFLTQPLTMNIAVTVWRRIGKALGYVPRAAERSLAQEYIERLGIRVSGPGQLAGQLSGGNQQKVSLAKWLAADVEILIVDEPTVGVDVRTKAAFHQVIWQLAADGMAILLITSDLPEMVTLADRIAVMHEARVVGTVPNDHDYPSTSQAVIGLVHRAG from the coding sequence ATGACCACGACCTCCGAACCGGTCCTGCTCGCCGACCGCCTCGTCAAGCGCTTCCCGGGTGTGCGCGCCCTGGACCAGGCCACCTTGCGCATGCACCCCGGATCGATCCACGCCCTGCTCGGCGAGAACGGCGCCGGGAAGTCGACTCTCATCAAGATCCTGACAGGAGTGCACCGCCCCGACGCCGGGACGCTCACCCTGGCCGGGGAGCAGCGAAGCTTCCATTCTCCGCACGACGCCCTCACCGCCGGGGTCGGAGTCGTCCACCAGGAACGCAACCTGGTCCCGGAGTTCTCCGTCGCCGAGAACGTCACGCTGAACCGCACCCCGGCCCGGCGTGGACTCCTCGACCGCGATTCCATGCGGGAGCAGGCCCGCGCGGCGCTGGACCTGATCGGGCTGGACGTGGACGTCGACACCCCGGTCCGGACCCTGTCGGTGGCCCAGATGCAGCTCGTCGAGATCGCCAAGGCCCTGGCCACCGACTCCCGCGTGCTGCTGCTCGACGAGCCGACCTCCGCGCTGACCCTGGCCGAGACCGACCGGCTCCTGGAGGTCATGGCCCGGCTGCGCGACCAGGGCCGGTCGCTCCTGCTGGTCAGCCACAAACTCGACGAGGTCTTCGCGGTCTGCGACACCGTGACGGTGCTGCGTGACGGGGCCTCGGTGCTCCAGGCCGCTCCGCTGGCCGACCACCCCCGCGACGAGGTCGTCGACCTCATGGTCGGCCGCCGCCACGAGCAGGCCGAGTTCGCCGCGCGGGAGTTCGACCGCACGGCGGTCCCGGCCCTGGAACTGGCCGGCGTCGCCACCGGATACGGTCACCGCGCCGTCGACCTCGACGTCCGCCGGGGCGAGATCGTCGGTCTCTACGGTCTGGTCGGGGCCGGCCGCACCGAGCTGGCCAAGGCCGTCCTCGGGCTGGACCGGATCACCGCCGGCGAGGTCCGGGTGGGAGGCAGGCCGGTGCGCATCGCGGGCGTCGGAGAGGCGCTGGCCGACCATCGCATCGGCTACGTCCCGGAGAACCGCAAGGAGGAAGGACTCTTCCTCACGCAGCCCCTGACCATGAACATCGCGGTCACGGTGTGGCGTCGGATCGGCAAGGCGCTGGGCTACGTGCCCCGCGCCGCCGAACGCTCACTGGCCCAGGAGTACATCGAGCGGCTCGGCATCCGCGTCTCGGGCCCGGGCCAGCTGGCCGGCCAGCTCTCCGGCGGCAACCAGCAGAAGGTCAGCCTGGCCAAGTGGCTGGCCGCCGACGTGGAGATCCTCATCGTCGACGAGCCGACCGTCGGCGTGGACGTCCGCACCAAGGCCGCGTTCCACCAGGTCATCTGGCAGCTCGCCGCCGACGGCATGGCGATCCTGCTGATCACCAGCGACCTGCCGGAAATGGTCACGCTCGCCGACCGCATAGCCGTCATGCACGAGGCGCGGGTCGTCGGGACCGTTCCCAATGATCACGACTACCCGAGCACCAGCCAGGCCGTGATCGGCCTGGTGCACCGAGCCGGCTGA